A genomic window from Pseudanabaenaceae cyanobacterium SKYG29 includes:
- a CDS encoding phosphoglycerate kinase — protein sequence MAKQTLANLKVEDLAGKRVLVRVDFNVPQADDGSITDDTRIRAALPTINHLINAGAKTILVTHLGRPKGDTFAERAKDKLRVNPIAERLSQLLQKPVVKCDDCIGEAVAQQLGSLQNGDVALLENVRFHPEEEANDLEFAKQLASLAEVYVNDAFGAAHRAHASTAGVAQFLQPAVAGFLLDLELKYLSGAIDNPQRPLAAIVGGSKVSSKIGVIESLLGKVNKLLIGGGMIFTFFKARGLQVGKSLVEDDKLELAKSLEAMAKERGVELLLPTDVVVADKFAPDANAQVVSIENIPPDWMGLDIGPATVAAFKAALAGCKTVVWNGPMGVFEFDQFAKGTEAIAHALAELTSQGAITIIGGGDSVAAVEKVGVADRMSHISTGGGASLELLEGKVLPGIAALSDA from the coding sequence GTGGCGAAACAAACTTTAGCAAATCTCAAGGTGGAGGACTTGGCAGGCAAACGGGTACTAGTGCGGGTAGATTTTAACGTACCCCAGGCTGATGATGGCTCCATTACCGATGACACCCGCATTCGGGCAGCTTTACCCACTATCAACCACTTGATCAATGCCGGTGCAAAAACTATCCTGGTTACCCACCTAGGCAGACCCAAGGGGGATACCTTTGCCGAGCGGGCTAAGGATAAGTTGCGCGTCAACCCCATTGCAGAACGTCTGTCCCAATTGCTGCAAAAGCCCGTAGTTAAGTGCGATGACTGCATTGGCGAAGCAGTGGCGCAACAATTGGGGAGTCTCCAAAATGGGGATGTGGCACTGTTGGAAAATGTGCGGTTTCATCCAGAGGAAGAAGCTAATGACCTGGAATTTGCCAAACAGTTAGCTAGTTTAGCGGAGGTCTATGTCAATGATGCCTTTGGGGCAGCCCACCGTGCCCATGCCTCTACTGCTGGCGTGGCCCAATTTCTCCAGCCTGCTGTAGCGGGCTTTCTGTTGGACCTGGAGTTGAAATACCTCAGTGGTGCTATCGATAACCCCCAGCGTCCCCTAGCAGCGATCGTGGGTGGCTCCAAAGTTTCCAGTAAAATTGGCGTGATTGAATCGCTCCTGGGGAAAGTCAATAAGCTACTGATTGGGGGTGGTATGATTTTTACCTTCTTCAAGGCGCGGGGCTTGCAGGTGGGGAAATCCTTAGTAGAAGATGACAAACTGGAGTTAGCTAAATCCCTAGAGGCAATGGCAAAGGAACGGGGGGTAGAATTACTCCTGCCAACGGATGTGGTAGTCGCCGATAAATTTGCCCCTGATGCCAATGCCCAAGTTGTCTCTATTGAGAATATTCCCCCTGATTGGATGGGCCTAGATATTGGACCGGCAACCGTAGCCGCCTTTAAGGCAGCCCTGGCTGGCTGCAAAACAGTGGTCTGGAACGGACCGATGGGGGTATTTGAGTTTGACCAATTTGCCAAGGGGACAGAAGCGATCGCCCATGCCCTAGCTGAACTCACTAGTCAGGGAGCTATTACCATCATTGGCGGCGGCGACTCCGTGGCAGCGGTAGAAAAGGTAGGGGTTGCTGATCGCATGAGCCATATCTCCACGGGGGGTGGTGCCAGCCTAGAACTCCTCGAAGGTAAGGTTCTGCCAGGGATTGCTGCTCTCAGTGATGCCTAG
- a CDS encoding universal stress protein, protein MFPTILFAVDSSLEARQAVPIVVGLVKAFHSRLLLLSVVDPEENDREKVEKLLDNARQLFETEGITAETKLGEGKPAFVICDVADELNCDLIIMGTRGVSETRESVSQRVITLSPCPVLVVP, encoded by the coding sequence ATGTTCCCAACGATTCTCTTTGCTGTGGATAGTAGTTTGGAAGCCCGTCAAGCCGTCCCGATCGTGGTGGGTCTGGTCAAAGCCTTCCACTCCCGCCTGCTACTGTTGTCCGTAGTTGATCCCGAAGAGAACGATCGGGAAAAGGTAGAGAAACTCCTGGACAATGCCCGCCAGTTATTTGAGACAGAGGGGATTACCGCCGAAACGAAATTAGGGGAAGGTAAGCCTGCCTTTGTGATTTGTGACGTAGCTGATGAACTAAACTGCGACCTAATCATTATGGGTACTAGGGGAGTAAGCGAGACAAGAGAGAGTGTCAGTCAGCGAGTGATTACCCTGTCCCCCTGCCCAGTTTTGGTAGTACCATGA
- a CDS encoding response regulator — protein MALHQLRRVQLINEVKQLKQRIAELEQEKQDLELLLETTVNHSDRVEQLLYELTQRLEREIKEREHAEAALELILEVLQQEKQDLEIILETITDHGDRMELDLYRSTIEIAQQNRELFRRIAEATPLGIIAVRQSDQQIIYANSTASRELGIPADEILNLKQTELFVVHPNIPVNAQSHETYELRMRRGDGSHFWAAVTFTELTLVKEPTYITTFIDITARKEQETHLHRLVAQRTRELQEAKEKAEAANRAKSQFLSQMSHEIRTPLNAILGFTQLLTLDDNLNPSQIETLKIIQNSGNHLLKLVNEILELSKIEAGKVVLESVVFDLPDRLHQIYEMFRLRAEGKGIQLNWQVDSPRWVIGDPDKLSQVLINLVGNAIKFTDQGSVTLTVSQEVKNDQEVILHFAVTDTGAGIAEAEQKLIFESFGQTKRGRRSAEGTGLGLTISQKIINLMGGEIKVESKLGVGSRFYFSLLFPVATSQPRTAEVEPYSNIEDSKQSYRVLIVDDEPTNLGYLSRLLERLNFLVREAEDGQTGLRLWQEWKPHIILIDWRMPELDGLAMVREIRRTDKKTPILLLTASSYAEDEAEIIEAGCNGYLFKPIDSKLLLTEIDRLLLTAYPPQRQEGLRLLVAEDNPVNQKVILRMLTKLGYTADVTVNGIATLEAIVKNSYDLVLMDVEMPVLDGVAVAQRIMREMENPPKIVAMTAHRDSEERNRCLEAGMTEFITKPISLEALKNLLERYDRS, from the coding sequence ATGGCACTACATCAGCTTCGGCGCGTGCAACTGATTAATGAGGTGAAACAACTCAAGCAAAGGATTGCCGAGCTAGAACAGGAAAAACAGGACCTAGAACTGCTCCTAGAAACAACGGTCAATCACTCCGATCGGGTAGAGCAACTGCTCTATGAACTCACCCAGCGCCTAGAGCGGGAAATTAAAGAACGGGAGCACGCCGAGGCTGCTTTAGAATTGATTTTAGAAGTCCTGCAGCAGGAAAAGCAGGATTTAGAGATTATCCTGGAAACCATTACTGACCACGGCGATCGGATGGAGCTAGATTTATACAGGAGTACGATCGAGATTGCCCAACAAAACCGCGAACTGTTCCGACGCATTGCTGAAGCTACGCCCCTGGGGATTATTGCCGTACGCCAGAGTGACCAACAAATTATTTACGCCAATAGCACTGCTAGTCGGGAATTGGGCATACCTGCAGATGAAATACTCAATCTCAAACAGACAGAACTATTTGTTGTCCACCCCAACATACCCGTCAATGCCCAGTCCCATGAGACCTACGAATTGCGGATGCGGCGGGGAGACGGCAGTCATTTTTGGGCAGCGGTGACATTTACGGAATTGACCCTGGTCAAGGAACCCACTTACATCACAACGTTCATTGATATTACGGCACGCAAGGAACAGGAAACCCATCTCCATCGTTTAGTGGCACAGAGAACCAGGGAATTGCAGGAAGCAAAAGAAAAGGCAGAGGCAGCCAACCGTGCCAAGAGTCAGTTTCTATCCCAGATGAGCCATGAAATTCGCACTCCTCTGAATGCCATTTTGGGCTTTACTCAGTTATTGACTTTGGATGACAACCTCAATCCTAGCCAAATTGAAACCCTGAAAATCATTCAAAATAGTGGCAATCACCTGTTAAAGCTAGTCAATGAAATTTTGGAACTATCCAAGATTGAAGCAGGGAAAGTAGTCCTAGAGTCTGTGGTATTTGACTTACCCGATCGCCTACACCAAATCTACGAGATGTTTCGCCTGCGGGCAGAGGGCAAGGGCATCCAGCTAAATTGGCAGGTAGATAGTCCCCGCTGGGTGATTGGTGACCCCGACAAACTATCGCAAGTGTTAATCAATTTGGTGGGGAATGCGATTAAGTTTACAGACCAGGGCAGCGTGACTCTCACGGTCAGCCAGGAGGTAAAAAATGACCAGGAGGTAATCCTGCATTTTGCGGTGACCGATACAGGTGCAGGGATTGCTGAAGCAGAACAAAAGCTAATTTTTGAGTCCTTTGGGCAGACCAAAAGGGGACGTAGGTCGGCAGAAGGTACAGGCTTAGGCTTAACTATCTCCCAAAAAATCATCAACCTCATGGGCGGGGAAATCAAAGTAGAGAGCAAATTAGGGGTAGGCAGTCGGTTTTACTTCTCTTTACTATTTCCCGTTGCCACTAGTCAGCCCAGGACAGCAGAGGTGGAGCCTTACTCTAACATAGAAGACTCTAAACAGAGCTATCGCGTTCTCATTGTCGATGATGAACCAACAAATCTTGGCTATCTTTCACGGTTGCTAGAGCGACTGAACTTTCTGGTCAGAGAAGCGGAAGATGGACAGACAGGGCTGAGATTGTGGCAGGAGTGGAAACCCCATATAATTCTGATAGATTGGCGTATGCCCGAGCTAGATGGCCTAGCAATGGTGCGGGAAATTAGAAGGACGGATAAGAAAACACCAATATTGTTACTAACAGCTAGTTCCTATGCAGAAGATGAGGCTGAGATCATAGAAGCGGGTTGCAATGGGTATCTCTTTAAGCCCATAGATAGCAAATTGTTATTGACAGAAATCGATCGATTACTGTTAACTGCCTATCCACCCCAGAGACAGGAGGGGTTACGCCTATTGGTAGCAGAGGATAATCCTGTCAATCAAAAAGTTATTCTACGGATGCTAACTAAACTGGGATATACAGCGGATGTCACAGTCAATGGTATTGCTACCCTAGAGGCGATTGTAAAGAACAGCTATGATTTAGTCTTAATGGATGTAGAGATGCCTGTTTTAGATGGTGTAGCGGTAGCCCAAAGAATAATGAGGGAAATGGAGAATCCGCCTAAGATTGTAGCAATGACTGCCCACCGCGACAGTGAAGAGCGGAATCGATGTTTAGAAGCGGGGATGACAGAATTTATTACCAAGCCCATTTCCTTGGAAGCTTTGAAAAATTTGTTAGAGCGCTATGACCGTAGTTGA
- the menE gene encoding o-succinylbenzoate--CoA ligase, with the protein MTVVDPLYSRAITTPQQQFLMTPTESWTYLKIERTVNQMIAYCSTLGITAGTKVAIFAYNHPYYLLWVLALTRVGAIIIFCHARLSLTAVIRQLKTIGIPFLITDNEATIDDITTIPLVPSLNQSQTMPPVLELDREHSIFFSSGTTGEPKAICLTLANHYYSAVGVLSRLQVAKSDGAWLLCLPLFHVGALAILWRCLWGGLAIYLHDRFDPSQVIQTVQNHRIGWVSLVPTMLVRILDHPLFLESLLVWQKMRGILVGGAPLSPCLQDRCLALQLPIVTTYGLTEAASTVTTLTATEWRAHPHSAGTVIPGLAMSIEAGQIKIRGRSVFLRYLHQQARDDWFNTKDVGYIDGDGYLVVCDRSDNLIICGGENIYPAEIENLLSRHPHIQDVCVVGKADREWGQIPVAIVQSKYDLSLPDIREFCLAHHLAPYKIPKQLLNWSALPKTATGKTDRAAICKLIACHPDRE; encoded by the coding sequence ATGACCGTAGTTGACCCTCTCTATAGCAGGGCAATTACCACTCCCCAACAGCAGTTTCTCATGACACCTACGGAGAGCTGGACTTATCTAAAAATAGAAAGAACAGTCAATCAAATGATTGCTTACTGTAGTACCCTTGGTATTACAGCGGGGACAAAGGTCGCTATTTTCGCCTATAACCACCCCTACTATTTGTTGTGGGTGCTGGCTTTAACAAGAGTAGGAGCAATCATAATTTTTTGTCACGCCCGTCTCTCTCTCACAGCAGTGATAAGACAGCTAAAAACGATCGGTATCCCTTTTCTTATTACTGACAATGAAGCAACGATCGATGACATTACAACCATCCCCCTCGTCCCCTCTCTAAACCAGAGCCAGACTATGCCGCCCGTTTTAGAGTTAGACAGAGAACACAGTATCTTTTTCTCTTCTGGTACTACAGGGGAGCCAAAGGCAATCTGTTTAACTTTAGCCAATCATTACTACAGTGCCGTTGGCGTCCTATCTCGTCTGCAAGTGGCAAAGAGTGACGGAGCTTGGTTGTTATGTCTACCACTTTTTCACGTGGGAGCCTTGGCAATTCTTTGGCGCTGTCTGTGGGGGGGATTAGCAATTTATTTACACGATCGTTTTGACCCTAGCCAAGTCATCCAAACTGTGCAAAACCATAGGATTGGTTGGGTATCCTTAGTGCCAACCATGCTAGTGCGGATTTTAGACCATCCTCTTTTCCTGGAGAGTTTGTTAGTCTGGCAAAAAATGAGAGGCATTTTAGTGGGGGGTGCACCCCTATCGCCCTGTTTGCAAGACCGTTGTCTAGCATTACAACTACCGATCGTCACCACCTATGGCCTAACGGAAGCGGCTTCTACTGTCACTACCCTCACGGCGACAGAATGGCGAGCACATCCCCACTCAGCAGGGACAGTCATTCCAGGCTTGGCAATGAGCATAGAAGCGGGACAAATTAAAATTAGAGGGCGATCGGTCTTTCTGCGGTATCTACACCAACAGGCAAGGGACGACTGGTTTAATACCAAAGACGTGGGCTACATAGATGGAGATGGTTACCTTGTGGTCTGCGATCGGTCAGACAATTTGATCATCTGCGGGGGAGAAAACATCTATCCCGCTGAAATTGAAAATCTCCTCTCCCGCCATCCGCACATTCAAGATGTCTGTGTTGTAGGAAAGGCAGATAGGGAATGGGGACAGATTCCCGTAGCAATAGTGCAGTCCAAGTATGACCTCTCCCTCCCAGACATTAGAGAATTCTGCCTTGCCCACCACCTTGCCCCTTACAAAATTCCCAAACAATTGTTGAACTGGTCTGCCCTCCCCAAGACAGCCACAGGCAAAACCGATCGTGCTGCTATCTGTAAACTAATAGCTTGCCATCCTGACAGAGAATAA
- a CDS encoding photosynthesis system II assembly factor Ycf48 gives MTVVLVFVVGVKAVFAADWYLIQLPTKASLLDITFQDEQLQHGWLVGTDASLFETKDGGLTWEQRHLKLDGLYRFVSVSFQGDEGWIAGKPALLLHTLDGGKSWSKVGLSAKLPGDPQMITALGANSAEMATDLGAIYRTQDGGRTWKALVKQAVGAVRNLNRSPDGRYIAVSAKGNFYSTWSPGEDAWTQHNRNSSRRVQNMGFGPDNRIWMLNRGGQIQFSKPATLEEWEKPLFPKATEGYGMLDLAYQDAQHLWASGGSSHLLYSEDGGKTWERVENVRHVGANFYSIDFFRPDRGFILCQDGKLLVYR, from the coding sequence TTGACTGTTGTATTAGTATTTGTTGTGGGGGTAAAAGCGGTTTTTGCCGCCGATTGGTACCTCATTCAATTACCGACCAAAGCGAGCTTACTGGACATTACGTTTCAAGATGAACAGCTGCAACATGGTTGGTTGGTGGGGACAGATGCCAGTTTATTTGAGACCAAGGATGGGGGCTTGACCTGGGAGCAACGTCACCTGAAGTTAGATGGACTCTATCGATTTGTTTCTGTTAGTTTTCAGGGGGATGAGGGGTGGATTGCAGGCAAACCTGCCCTGCTACTGCATACCCTAGACGGTGGTAAGTCCTGGAGTAAGGTGGGACTGAGTGCGAAATTGCCCGGTGACCCCCAAATGATCACTGCTCTGGGTGCCAATAGTGCGGAAATGGCAACGGATTTGGGTGCCATCTATCGGACGCAAGATGGTGGTAGGACCTGGAAGGCTCTGGTTAAACAGGCGGTGGGGGCAGTGCGCAACTTAAACCGCTCGCCGGATGGTCGTTATATTGCGGTCTCTGCCAAGGGCAATTTCTACTCCACCTGGTCGCCGGGAGAGGATGCCTGGACGCAACACAATCGCAACAGCTCCCGCCGCGTGCAGAACATGGGCTTTGGTCCGGACAATCGGATTTGGATGCTCAATCGCGGTGGACAAATTCAGTTCAGCAAGCCTGCTACTCTGGAGGAATGGGAAAAGCCCTTATTCCCAAAGGCAACGGAAGGCTATGGCATGTTGGATTTAGCCTACCAGGACGCTCAACACCTGTGGGCATCGGGGGGGAGTTCCCACCTGCTCTACAGTGAAGACGGGGGCAAAACCTGGGAAAGGGTGGAAAATGTCCGCCATGTGGGGGCAAATTTCTATTCCATTGACTTTTTTAGACCCGATCGGGGCTTTATTCTCTGTCAGGATGGCAAGCTATTAGTTTACAGATAG
- a CDS encoding rubredoxin, which translates to MADATQADHRFECLVCGYVYEPSAGDKKRGIPAGTAFADLPDDWRCPVCNTRKQQFKDIGVSGAPSGFAENLKYGLGANSLTPAQKNLLIFGALALGFLFLMSFYSVD; encoded by the coding sequence ATGGCTGATGCAACTCAGGCAGATCATCGTTTTGAATGCCTTGTCTGTGGCTATGTCTACGAACCAAGTGCGGGGGACAAAAAGCGCGGTATTCCTGCCGGTACTGCCTTTGCTGATTTGCCCGATGATTGGCGCTGTCCTGTATGTAACACGCGTAAGCAGCAATTCAAGGATATTGGGGTCAGTGGCGCACCTTCTGGCTTTGCTGAGAATCTCAAGTATGGTTTGGGGGCAAACTCTCTCACCCCCGCCCAGAAAAACTTACTAATTTTTGGTGCCTTGGCATTAGGATTTCTCTTTTTAATGAGTTTTTATTCGGTGGACTGA
- a CDS encoding tetratricopeptide repeat protein, protein MKTIVLCLSQPDQVDLWQRAFATQPNIRLTVVPAAAELLDYLEPLPDLILLDLGIKATDGTTLQASNVGRCLKSKGVTNRLVLINLKEEGQIKDLEKRWALRQGAVEVLPRLTPVNLLAHMDIIAHLLQMDIDRTALQPLATTAKVDTDISSFGSLDSAADYYDRAQTRLQQNNYSGALYDIQKAIELDNEKANYYSLRAQILFQQGIVDQALLDLDVALKIDPQYKEAYYYKGIIRSSLGENKVAVMEFDRAIKIDNRYSAAYNARGLAKFQTGDERGALQDYNYALKIDPNLASAYNNRGLLLQAQGNSKNAIQDFTKAIEVDPTFADAYYNRGNVYSDSGEFAKAIADYTEAIKYKPNFPQAYGNRGLAYYEMDNIRQALLDTQEAAKLFQQQGDMEGYQQALETYKQMKS, encoded by the coding sequence ATGAAGACGATCGTTTTGTGTCTGTCCCAACCAGATCAGGTAGACCTATGGCAACGGGCTTTTGCCACTCAGCCCAATATTAGGCTGACGGTTGTACCAGCGGCGGCAGAATTATTAGATTACTTAGAACCTCTGCCTGATTTAATTTTGTTGGACTTGGGGATAAAAGCTACTGATGGCACTACTCTGCAAGCCAGTAATGTGGGTAGGTGCTTGAAAAGCAAAGGTGTAACTAATCGATTAGTGCTTATCAATCTCAAGGAAGAGGGACAAATTAAGGATTTAGAAAAACGGTGGGCACTGCGGCAGGGAGCTGTTGAAGTTTTACCCCGTCTGACCCCTGTTAATCTCCTTGCCCACATGGATATTATTGCCCACCTGTTGCAAATGGACATCGATCGTACTGCTCTACAGCCACTAGCAACTACAGCGAAAGTAGATACAGACATTAGCAGCTTTGGCTCCCTTGATAGCGCTGCTGACTATTACGATCGAGCGCAAACTCGCCTTCAGCAAAATAACTATAGCGGTGCCCTCTACGACATACAGAAAGCCATCGAGCTAGATAATGAAAAAGCAAATTATTACAGCTTACGTGCCCAGATACTATTTCAACAAGGTATTGTTGACCAAGCCCTACTAGATTTAGATGTTGCCTTGAAAATTGACCCCCAATACAAAGAAGCTTACTACTACAAGGGTATTATCCGATCGAGTTTAGGGGAAAATAAAGTAGCAGTCATGGAATTCGATCGGGCAATTAAAATTGACAATCGTTACAGTGCTGCCTACAATGCCAGAGGTCTAGCCAAGTTTCAGACAGGCGATGAACGGGGAGCGCTGCAGGATTACAACTATGCTCTCAAAATTGACCCCAATTTAGCATCTGCTTACAACAACCGCGGTTTATTACTCCAGGCTCAGGGTAACAGCAAAAATGCAATTCAAGACTTCACCAAGGCCATAGAAGTTGACCCTACCTTTGCTGATGCTTACTACAATCGCGGCAACGTTTACAGTGACAGTGGGGAATTTGCCAAAGCAATCGCGGACTACACTGAGGCAATCAAATACAAACCCAACTTCCCCCAGGCCTATGGCAATCGCGGTCTTGCCTATTACGAAATGGACAATATTCGCCAAGCTCTTTTGGATACCCAAGAAGCTGCTAAACTTTTTCAACAGCAGGGGGACATGGAAGGTTATCAGCAAGCCCTCGAGACCTATAAACAGATGAAGAGCTAG
- a CDS encoding biotin--[acetyl-CoA-carboxylase] ligase, whose protein sequence is MLLEFAVVDSTNTIAWQLVDQGYGDGTVIVAKRQTAGRGQWGRKWESEPGGLYLSLIYVPKVRIIDPGIITIGTVWGIAHQLQAFVPGLRIKPPNDLYVGKCKLGGILTEARWHHQQISVAVIGVGINGWNSAPQGAISLQDLQTNISNLEQLRELTVAGINLGKTRWEQPDTKALQQDYQELVTSNNVVF, encoded by the coding sequence GTGTTACTAGAATTTGCCGTTGTTGATTCCACAAACACAATCGCTTGGCAGTTAGTAGACCAAGGTTATGGTGACGGCACCGTTATTGTTGCCAAAAGGCAAACAGCGGGGCGGGGGCAGTGGGGCAGAAAATGGGAATCAGAGCCAGGGGGGTTATATTTATCCCTAATTTATGTGCCCAAAGTCAGAATAATTGACCCTGGGATAATCACGATCGGTACAGTTTGGGGCATTGCTCATCAATTGCAAGCATTTGTGCCGGGTTTACGCATCAAACCCCCTAACGATCTGTATGTGGGAAAATGTAAACTAGGGGGGATTTTGACAGAAGCTCGCTGGCATCACCAACAAATCAGTGTAGCGGTAATAGGGGTAGGTATAAACGGGTGGAATTCCGCTCCCCAGGGGGCAATTAGTTTACAGGATTTACAGACAAATATTAGTAACTTAGAACAACTACGGGAGTTAACAGTTGCTGGCATTAACTTAGGTAAAACTCGCTGGGAACAGCCCGATACAAAAGCCCTACAGCAGGATTATCAGGAATTAGTTACTAGTAATAATGTTGTATTCTAA
- a CDS encoding late competence development ComFB family protein, translating into MLVRNTIEEFVIEEVQKQVSPEERRDKFFVNELIVTSLNLLPPLYACTERGWVQQRQKIQSSMLEQITNAVQLARAQLHHDPPKFPLPLTLHEIRRSEHCLFQLRRLLDKPDLTWKELPEVLEKRISDNRNRHDFDITVIQEPKLHNPRYEEDVEFYSYYITASYSFVNVLEGSVITETQRRIKQMGKSLTPGIKLDDIVCYVLNRLPPQYVSHLLKFQEKLEQTNPQVSKEVHQGVIDSLMRLNASPARVKKPLPLARFDYEFRQVLPKVEALLKPPKPLSVGNIVDQIEAVLPNAERLQGKLNQLHVEICQAYGLDPAEAGLRLRYNRDGSITFHSAQDTTVWAIAEKPSLASYLSLLLFPRLPGIVLTAPGLNSPLTFARRELFQELATAAALT; encoded by the coding sequence ATGCTAGTCCGTAACACGATCGAGGAGTTTGTCATTGAAGAAGTGCAGAAGCAAGTATCCCCAGAGGAGCGGCGGGATAAATTCTTTGTCAATGAACTAATCGTGACTAGTCTGAATTTGCTCCCTCCTCTCTACGCCTGTACAGAACGGGGCTGGGTGCAACAGCGGCAAAAAATTCAAAGCAGCATGCTAGAACAGATTACCAATGCTGTTCAACTAGCGCGGGCCCAACTCCACCATGATCCTCCCAAATTTCCCCTTCCCCTTACTCTTCATGAAATCCGCCGCTCGGAACACTGCCTATTTCAGTTGCGCCGACTCCTAGACAAACCTGATCTGACCTGGAAAGAACTGCCAGAAGTGCTGGAGAAGAGGATTAGTGACAATCGCAACCGCCATGACTTTGATATAACGGTAATTCAAGAACCAAAGTTACACAACCCTCGCTATGAAGAGGATGTAGAATTCTACTCTTACTACATAACAGCCTCCTATTCTTTCGTTAACGTTTTGGAGGGGTCGGTAATTACAGAAACCCAGCGCCGCATCAAGCAAATGGGTAAGTCCCTAACCCCTGGGATTAAGTTAGATGATATTGTCTGCTATGTCCTGAACCGCCTACCCCCTCAGTATGTCTCCCATCTGCTGAAGTTTCAGGAGAAGTTAGAGCAGACTAACCCTCAAGTCAGTAAGGAAGTACACCAAGGAGTAATTGACTCCTTGATGCGTTTGAATGCCTCCCCTGCCCGTGTCAAAAAACCCCTGCCCCTTGCCCGCTTTGATTACGAATTTCGGCAAGTACTGCCCAAGGTAGAGGCTTTGCTAAAGCCCCCCAAACCCCTTAGTGTCGGCAATATTGTTGACCAAATTGAAGCAGTTCTTCCAAATGCTGAGCGCCTGCAAGGGAAACTTAACCAGCTGCATGTGGAAATCTGTCAGGCCTATGGACTTGATCCCGCAGAGGCAGGCTTGCGCCTTAGATATAACCGCGACGGCTCGATTACTTTTCATAGCGCCCAGGACACAACGGTTTGGGCAATTGCAGAAAAGCCTTCTTTAGCCAGTTACCTAAGCCTACTTCTGTTTCCCCGGTTACCGGGGATTGTCCTCACGGCACCGGGCTTGAACAGCCCCTTGACATTTGCTCGTAGGGAGCTGTTTCAAGAGTTAGCTACGGCAGCAGCGCTTACTTGA
- a CDS encoding photosystem II reaction center protein K, translating into MLFLAALPEAYRVFEPIVNVLPVIPVFFLLLAFVWQAAIGFK; encoded by the coding sequence ATGTTGTTTTTAGCCGCTCTCCCTGAAGCTTACCGCGTGTTTGAACCGATCGTTAACGTACTGCCTGTAATTCCGGTGTTTTTCCTGCTCCTAGCATTTGTATGGCAGGCTGCCATTGGGTTCAAGTAA
- a CDS encoding GNAT family N-acetyltransferase, giving the protein MNQEQEKPPIITRRILQGDVEAVFRLIGALAEYEKLLPECTGTLEALTEHLFQEDAFIEAVVAEEENYPAGISTFYCRYEPLKTRPIFFVEDIFVEPIYRRRGVGRALMSYLAQLALGRSCSRMEWLVLDWNTLARNFYQNLQVVQILEHDRIARISGDALKYLAGQSLPPLVIREALPEDLHALWELFEARGGVTGSIDKLEEHLFGFIPYVKALIAENAGRPIGMALYSRTYSTFVTAPGVFLEELFVLPEYRGYGIGKSLLSTLAQRTLAMKGARLELYVDISQPKVVNYYQKLGAAILQEWLICRVDQPQIQKLAIN; this is encoded by the coding sequence ATGAACCAAGAGCAGGAAAAGCCCCCCATTATTACTCGTCGCATCCTCCAGGGGGATGTAGAGGCTGTATTTCGCCTGATCGGTGCTCTAGCTGAGTATGAAAAGCTACTCCCAGAATGTACGGGTACTTTGGAGGCTCTAACGGAGCACCTGTTTCAGGAAGATGCATTTATAGAAGCAGTAGTAGCAGAGGAGGAGAACTATCCTGCTGGTATTAGTACTTTCTATTGTCGCTATGAACCCCTGAAAACTCGTCCCATCTTTTTTGTGGAAGACATATTTGTTGAACCTATCTATCGTCGGCGGGGAGTGGGGCGAGCTTTGATGTCTTACTTAGCCCAATTAGCCCTGGGGCGTAGTTGCTCCCGCATGGAATGGCTGGTGCTGGACTGGAATACCCTTGCCCGCAATTTCTATCAGAACCTGCAGGTGGTGCAAATCCTGGAGCACGATCGGATTGCTCGTATCAGTGGCGATGCGTTAAAGTACTTAGCTGGTCAAAGTTTGCCCCCCTTAGTGATTCGGGAAGCTCTCCCGGAGGACTTGCATGCGCTCTGGGAATTATTTGAGGCAAGAGGTGGGGTGACAGGCTCGATCGATAAATTGGAGGAACACCTGTTTGGCTTCATTCCCTATGTCAAGGCGTTGATTGCAGAGAATGCGGGGAGACCGATCGGGATGGCTCTTTACTCCCGTACGTATTCCACATTCGTAACGGCACCGGGGGTGTTTTTGGAAGAACTATTTGTCCTGCCAGAATACCGTGGCTATGGCATTGGTAAGTCTCTTCTGAGCACTTTAGCCCAGCGGACATTGGCAATGAAGGGTGCTCGTTTAGAGCTATATGTCGACATCAGTCAGCCGAAAGTAGTAAATTATTATCAGAAGCTAGGGGCGGCAATCCTGCAGGAGTGGCTCATCTGCCGTGTTGATCAACCCCAGATACAAAAATTAGCTATTAACTGA